The Nisaea sp. DNA segment GCTTTCCCAAGCCCGCTTCTGCCATTCGGCCTTGGCTTCCTCGTAGGATGTGAAAGGCCCGACCCGGTTCTCGGGAGAGCCATCCACCGTCTCGCTGAAATCCGTCGACTTGTAGGTTCCGCCGACAACCCAGAACTGCTCCGAGCCATCGTCCCAGATCCGGTAGCGGGTGTGGGCGTCGTCCACATGCTCCCAGGCCAGCTTTCCCCAAACGGATTTCGCCGTTTCATAGTCCGGGAAAGGACCGATCTTGGTCTCCGCGTCACCGCCCTTGATATGCGTGAAGGAGGTGTCCGTGTATTCGCCGCCAATTACCCAAAAGGCCATGACAAAACTCCGTGCCATATTTGTGAATACGGTATACCGCGACGGGCGGGCGCTATCAATCGCAGCGCACCATACCCTTC contains these protein-coding regions:
- a CDS encoding DUF4170 domain-containing protein, whose protein sequence is MAFWVIGGEYTDTSFTHIKGGDAETKIGPFPDYETAKSVWGKLAWEHVDDAHTRYRIWDDGSEQFWVVGGTYKSTDFSETVDGSPENRVGPFTSYEEAKAEWQKRAWESVDDAHTRYRIEKVSG